TTCCCTCTCTTTGGGAATAAGCAGATTTTCGTGCAAGTTCTTTTAGCTGTGACAAGCTTCTCCCAAACTTCAAAGCCACCTTCATCTCAAACAATTCcccattctctcttttttccaaaTCTTTTTCTTCAAGTGTGCCTTCAATTGATTCTTCCAATAGGCGAAAGAAGCCAGCGTTGTTTCTATACATCTCAAACACCATTCCAACTTGTGCACCATGCTCAAAAGCATTAACAGCACTTCCTAATGCCCCAGCAGCCACCGCTATTATCGCTGCCCATGAtccattacccacaaaagtggAACCGATGGCAGCAATGCCAGTGAGTAATGGGCCTGAGATAGCCAAAATCTTGTTGATCTTCAACACCAAGTTGCATAGCCTTGCATAGTCTTTAATGTCTTTTCTCTTCACCACTTCAATAATATCTCTCATTTCAACTTCCAGCTCCTCACTCCAACCATTCTTCGCCATCTTAAGAAATTTACCTTCTTGTGCTTTGGTTTTGTTCTGTGATTGTTTTGACGGCCACCAGACAGCAGGTTCAAACTTTGAAGGAAACTTTTCGAGCATTGCTCCTAGCAAGGGAAGTGGGAAGGCTTTATCAAGAGCCAAGACCTTTTCCATCACAATTTTCACATCCTCTTGAGTTGGAGTGCCAAGAGTGAGGATAGTTTCGATTTGGCTTTGGAGTTGCTTGAACAATCTTGTAGCATTACGTTGTTCCTCAGCGAGTTGTGAGGGCTGAATTTTGTTCATTATAAGCAACAATCCTGTGGCTGCAGAGTACAATAGCGTGGACGATAATTTCAAAGCCAGTAGAGGCATTCCAGCGCCTCCAATTGCTCCAACACCAGTTAAGGTTGCAGCAGTAAGAGTTATCATGTTGATGGAGTTCAaaagaagggtgttccaattGTCACGTTGCTTTCCAATGTTATTGTGCATCTCTACCCTATCAGCTACAGCTTCTAAAAGAGCATAGAGTTGGGTATTTGCAATACTAGTGGAGTTGTATGATTCAACATCAATTGGGACTGTTTTTGTAAACCCAGCCCTTATGTTCAATTCCTCAACCACAGATCTTTTTGGCATTTTTGGAACTGACATAGGGACTCTTGGAAGTTTTGGGACAGGAACAGCAGCACGGATTTtgtttgaagaagaagagagtacGAGGGATGAAGCTTGTAGGGAAGCCATTTGATTGAGGTGGTCTCTttggttattttctttttctttggaggATGAGAGGTTGAGAATGGAGGTAGATAGGCATGTGGAGTCTTATTTATACCAACGAAATATAACTGATAAGAAGGGGTCAGATGTGGAAAATATTGACTGGCAACTGGCTTGACTTAGCCCAATTGGCTGACCCATTCCCTCttcataattttcaaattcaaagtttGCTCTCTTTGCTTGGGTCTCTCATACTACCCAGTAAAAGCCTATTACTTCAAACCTGGTTGCCATTTGACCAATGCTGCCTGGTCAATTTCTACAagttaaaagaacaaaaatgccACTAGAACTACTATTAACCTTCAGACCAGGCATGCACTCTTGTAAATTGTAGTATTTACTGTGAATCTGATGGAGAAAGAAATGGTGAGGgttaataaaatacaaaattttattgataaagaagaaatataaaataag
This genomic stretch from Quercus robur chromosome 4, dhQueRobu3.1, whole genome shotgun sequence harbors:
- the LOC126723406 gene encoding probable F-box protein At4g22030 — encoded protein: MASLQASSLVLSSSSNKIRAAVPVPKLPRVPMSVPKMPKRSVVEELNIRAGFTKTVPIDVESYNSTSIANTQLYALLEAVADRVEMHNNIGKQRDNWNTLLLNSINMITLTAATLTGVGAIGGAGMPLLALKLSSTLLYSAATGLLLIMNKIQPSQLAEEQRNATRLFKQLQSQIETILTLGTPTQEDVKIVMEKVLALDKAFPLPLLGAMLEKFPSKFEPAVWWPSKQSQNKTKAQEGKFLKMAKNGWSEELEVEMRDIIEVVKRKDIKDYARLCNLVLKINKILAISGPLLTGIAAIGSTFVGNGSWAAIIAVAAGALGSAVNAFEHGAQVGMVFEMYRNNAGFFRLLEESIEGTLEEKDLEKRENGELFEMKVALKFGRSLSQLKELARKSAYSQREGTSIDEFASKLF